A region from the Felis catus isolate Fca126 chromosome F1, F.catus_Fca126_mat1.0, whole genome shotgun sequence genome encodes:
- the CF1H1orf43 gene encoding protein C1orf43 homolog isoform X4, translating into MASGSNWLSGVNVVLVMAYGSLVFVLLFIFVKRQIMRFAMKSRRGPHVPVGHNAPKLREEKSAGALAALLSERDGRGLNSGCFGDLREEIDIRLSRVQDIKYEPQLLADGDARLLQLEAQGNQSCYNYLYRMKALDAVRASEIPFHAEGRHPRSLMGKNFRSYLLDLRNTSTPFKGVRKALIDTLLDGYETARYGTGSQSTKRELSETAPVSRQRPNPVS; encoded by the exons ATGGCGTCCGGCAGTAACTGGTTGTCCGGCGTGAACGTCGTGCTGGTGATGGCCTACGGGAGCCTG GTGTTCGTActcctgtttatttttgtgaagagGCAAATCATGCGCTTTGCAATGAAATCCCGAAGGGGACCTCATGTCCCCGTGGGACACAACGCCCCCAAG ttacgaGAAGAAAAATCTGCTGGGGCTCTGGCAGCCCTTTTAAGTGAGAGAGATGGACGTGGACTTAACAGTGGTTGCTTCGGG GACTTGAGAGAGGAGATTGACATTCGGCTGTCCAGGGTTCAAGACATCAAGTATGAACCTCAGCTCCTTGCAGACGGCGATGCGAGACTGCTCCAGCTGGAAGCCCAGGGAAATCAGA GCTGCTACAACTACCTGTACAGGATGAAAGCCCTGGACGCCGTCCGCGCCTCCG AGATCCCGTTTCATGCTGAAGGCAGGCATCCCCGTTCCTTAATGGGCAAGAATTTCCGCTCCTACCTGCTAGATCTCCGGAACACTAGTACTCCTTTTAAGGGTGTGCGCAAGGCCCTCATCGACACCCTGCTGGATGGCTATGAGACAGCCCGCTATGGGACGGGG AGTCAAAGCACGAAGCGGGAGCTCTCAGAGACAGCACCAGTCAGCCGCCAAAGACCTAACCCAGTCTCCTGA
- the CF1H1orf43 gene encoding protein C1orf43 homolog isoform X5, whose product MRFAMKSRRGPHVPVGHNAPKDLREEIDIRLSRVQDIKYEPQLLADGDARLLQLEAQGNQSCYNYLYRMKALDAVRASEIPFHAEGRHPRSLMGKNFRSYLLDLRNTSTPFKGVRKALIDTLLDGYETARYGTGVFGQSEYLRYQEALSELAAVVKARSGSSQRQHQSAAKDLTQSPEVSPTTIQVTYLPSSQKSKRAKHFLELKSFKDNYNTLESTL is encoded by the exons ATGCGCTTTGCAATGAAATCCCGAAGGGGACCTCATGTCCCCGTGGGACACAACGCCCCCAAG GACTTGAGAGAGGAGATTGACATTCGGCTGTCCAGGGTTCAAGACATCAAGTATGAACCTCAGCTCCTTGCAGACGGCGATGCGAGACTGCTCCAGCTGGAAGCCCAGGGAAATCAGA GCTGCTACAACTACCTGTACAGGATGAAAGCCCTGGACGCCGTCCGCGCCTCCG AGATCCCGTTTCATGCTGAAGGCAGGCATCCCCGTTCCTTAATGGGCAAGAATTTCCGCTCCTACCTGCTAGATCTCCGGAACACTAGTACTCCTTTTAAGGGTGTGCGCAAGGCCCTCATCGACACCCTGCTGGATGGCTATGAGACAGCCCGCTATGGGACGGGG gTCTTTGGGCAGAGTGAGTACCTGCGCTACCAGGAGGCCCTGAGTGAGCTGGCCGCCGT AGTCAAAGCACGAAGCGGGAGCTCTCAGAGACAGCACCAGTCAGCCGCCAAAGACCTAACCCAGTCTCCTGAAGTCTCCCCGACAACCATCCAGGTGACCTACCTCCCTTCCAGTCAGAAGAGTAAACGTGCCAAGCACTTTCTTGAACTGAAGAGCTTTAAGGACAACTATAACACACTGGAAAGTACTCTGTGA
- the CF1H1orf43 gene encoding protein C1orf43 homolog isoform X3, producing the protein MRFAMKSRRGPHVPVGHNAPKLREEKSAGALAALLSERDGRGLNSGCFGDLREEIDIRLSRVQDIKYEPQLLADGDARLLQLEAQGNQSCYNYLYRMKALDAVRASEIPFHAEGRHPRSLMGKNFRSYLLDLRNTSTPFKGVRKALIDTLLDGYETARYGTGVFGQSEYLRYQEALSELAAVVKARSGSSQRQHQSAAKDLTQSPEVSPTTIQVTYLPSSQKSKRAKHFLELKSFKDNYNTLESTL; encoded by the exons ATGCGCTTTGCAATGAAATCCCGAAGGGGACCTCATGTCCCCGTGGGACACAACGCCCCCAAG ttacgaGAAGAAAAATCTGCTGGGGCTCTGGCAGCCCTTTTAAGTGAGAGAGATGGACGTGGACTTAACAGTGGTTGCTTCGGG GACTTGAGAGAGGAGATTGACATTCGGCTGTCCAGGGTTCAAGACATCAAGTATGAACCTCAGCTCCTTGCAGACGGCGATGCGAGACTGCTCCAGCTGGAAGCCCAGGGAAATCAGA GCTGCTACAACTACCTGTACAGGATGAAAGCCCTGGACGCCGTCCGCGCCTCCG AGATCCCGTTTCATGCTGAAGGCAGGCATCCCCGTTCCTTAATGGGCAAGAATTTCCGCTCCTACCTGCTAGATCTCCGGAACACTAGTACTCCTTTTAAGGGTGTGCGCAAGGCCCTCATCGACACCCTGCTGGATGGCTATGAGACAGCCCGCTATGGGACGGGG gTCTTTGGGCAGAGTGAGTACCTGCGCTACCAGGAGGCCCTGAGTGAGCTGGCCGCCGT AGTCAAAGCACGAAGCGGGAGCTCTCAGAGACAGCACCAGTCAGCCGCCAAAGACCTAACCCAGTCTCCTGAAGTCTCCCCGACAACCATCCAGGTGACCTACCTCCCTTCCAGTCAGAAGAGTAAACGTGCCAAGCACTTTCTTGAACTGAAGAGCTTTAAGGACAACTATAACACACTGGAAAGTACTCTGTGA
- the CF1H1orf43 gene encoding protein C1orf43 homolog isoform X1: MASGSNWLSGVNVVLVMAYGSLVFVLLFIFVKRQIMRFAMKSRRGPHVPVGHNAPKLREEKSAGALAALLSERDGRGLNSGCFGDLREEIDIRLSRVQDIKYEPQLLADGDARLLQLEAQGNQSCYNYLYRMKALDAVRASEIPFHAEGRHPRSLMGKNFRSYLLDLRNTSTPFKGVRKALIDTLLDGYETARYGTGVFGQSEYLRYQEALSELAAVVKARSGSSQRQHQSAAKDLTQSPEVSPTTIQVTYLPSSQKSKRAKHFLELKSFKDNYNTLESTL; the protein is encoded by the exons ATGGCGTCCGGCAGTAACTGGTTGTCCGGCGTGAACGTCGTGCTGGTGATGGCCTACGGGAGCCTG GTGTTCGTActcctgtttatttttgtgaagagGCAAATCATGCGCTTTGCAATGAAATCCCGAAGGGGACCTCATGTCCCCGTGGGACACAACGCCCCCAAG ttacgaGAAGAAAAATCTGCTGGGGCTCTGGCAGCCCTTTTAAGTGAGAGAGATGGACGTGGACTTAACAGTGGTTGCTTCGGG GACTTGAGAGAGGAGATTGACATTCGGCTGTCCAGGGTTCAAGACATCAAGTATGAACCTCAGCTCCTTGCAGACGGCGATGCGAGACTGCTCCAGCTGGAAGCCCAGGGAAATCAGA GCTGCTACAACTACCTGTACAGGATGAAAGCCCTGGACGCCGTCCGCGCCTCCG AGATCCCGTTTCATGCTGAAGGCAGGCATCCCCGTTCCTTAATGGGCAAGAATTTCCGCTCCTACCTGCTAGATCTCCGGAACACTAGTACTCCTTTTAAGGGTGTGCGCAAGGCCCTCATCGACACCCTGCTGGATGGCTATGAGACAGCCCGCTATGGGACGGGG gTCTTTGGGCAGAGTGAGTACCTGCGCTACCAGGAGGCCCTGAGTGAGCTGGCCGCCGT AGTCAAAGCACGAAGCGGGAGCTCTCAGAGACAGCACCAGTCAGCCGCCAAAGACCTAACCCAGTCTCCTGAAGTCTCCCCGACAACCATCCAGGTGACCTACCTCCCTTCCAGTCAGAAGAGTAAACGTGCCAAGCACTTTCTTGAACTGAAGAGCTTTAAGGACAACTATAACACACTGGAAAGTACTCTGTGA
- the CF1H1orf43 gene encoding protein C1orf43 homolog isoform X2, which translates to MASGSNWLSGVNVVLVMAYGSLVFVLLFIFVKRQIMRFAMKSRRGPHVPVGHNAPKDLREEIDIRLSRVQDIKYEPQLLADGDARLLQLEAQGNQSCYNYLYRMKALDAVRASEIPFHAEGRHPRSLMGKNFRSYLLDLRNTSTPFKGVRKALIDTLLDGYETARYGTGVFGQSEYLRYQEALSELAAVVKARSGSSQRQHQSAAKDLTQSPEVSPTTIQVTYLPSSQKSKRAKHFLELKSFKDNYNTLESTL; encoded by the exons ATGGCGTCCGGCAGTAACTGGTTGTCCGGCGTGAACGTCGTGCTGGTGATGGCCTACGGGAGCCTG GTGTTCGTActcctgtttatttttgtgaagagGCAAATCATGCGCTTTGCAATGAAATCCCGAAGGGGACCTCATGTCCCCGTGGGACACAACGCCCCCAAG GACTTGAGAGAGGAGATTGACATTCGGCTGTCCAGGGTTCAAGACATCAAGTATGAACCTCAGCTCCTTGCAGACGGCGATGCGAGACTGCTCCAGCTGGAAGCCCAGGGAAATCAGA GCTGCTACAACTACCTGTACAGGATGAAAGCCCTGGACGCCGTCCGCGCCTCCG AGATCCCGTTTCATGCTGAAGGCAGGCATCCCCGTTCCTTAATGGGCAAGAATTTCCGCTCCTACCTGCTAGATCTCCGGAACACTAGTACTCCTTTTAAGGGTGTGCGCAAGGCCCTCATCGACACCCTGCTGGATGGCTATGAGACAGCCCGCTATGGGACGGGG gTCTTTGGGCAGAGTGAGTACCTGCGCTACCAGGAGGCCCTGAGTGAGCTGGCCGCCGT AGTCAAAGCACGAAGCGGGAGCTCTCAGAGACAGCACCAGTCAGCCGCCAAAGACCTAACCCAGTCTCCTGAAGTCTCCCCGACAACCATCCAGGTGACCTACCTCCCTTCCAGTCAGAAGAGTAAACGTGCCAAGCACTTTCTTGAACTGAAGAGCTTTAAGGACAACTATAACACACTGGAAAGTACTCTGTGA